GTTGTTGAAGAAAACCTTAATTAATAGTACATGGGACAAAAAGTAAATCCGATAGCAAATCGTTTGGGCTTCATCAAAGGATGGGATTCAAACTGGTTCGGTGGTGATAATTACGGCGATAAGCTGGTTGAAGACCAAAAGATCAGGAAATACCTGAATGCTCGTTTGGCCAAAGCCAGTATATCAAGAATCGTTATTGAACGTACCTTGAAGCTAATCACCATCACCGTTCATACTTCTCGCCCAGGTATTATCATTGGTAAAGGCGGTCAGGAAGTTGACAAACTGAAAGAAGAATTAAAAAACATTACCAAAAAAGAGGTTCAAATCAACATTTTCGAGATCAAACGTCCTGAACTCGATGCCAAGATTGTTGCAAATAATATTGCACGTCAGATCGAGGGTAAAATAGCTTACCGCAGGGCAGTGAAAATGGCCATCGCTTCAACCATGAGAATGGGAGCAGAAGGAATCAAAGTATTGGTTTCGGGACGCTTAAACGGAGCAGAAATGGCTCGTTCTGAAATGTATAAAGACGGCCGTACTCCACTTCATACTTTGCGTGCAGATATCGACTACGCATTGGCTGAAGCCCTGACTAAAACCGGTTTAATCGGTGTAAAAGTTTGGATTTGTAAGGGTATGGTATACGGAAATCGTGACCTTTCACCTAACCTTGGCCAAAAATCAGGCCGTCCGGGTGGAAACAGAGGTGGCGGAAATCGTAATCGTCGAAGAAAATAGTGGTTTAACACTCACAATTTAAAAAAGGATGTTACAGCCAAGAAAAGTAAAATTTAGAAGAGTACAAAAGGGCCGAATTAAAGGTAATGCGCAACGCGGAAACCAGTTAGCATTCGGTTCATTTGGAATAAAGTCGTTGGAAGAATCGTGGCTTACCGGTAGGCAGATTGAAGCTGCCAGGGTTGCGGTAACACGTTATATGCAACGTCGTGGTCAAATATGGATTCGCGTATTCCCCGATAAACCAATTACCAAAAAACCCGCCGAAGTAAGGATGGGTAAAGGAAAAGGTGCTCCTGAAGGATTTGTTGCTCCGATAGCTCCGGGGCGTGTAATTATTGAAGCCGAAGGCGTTCCAATGGAAACAGCCAAAGAAGCTTTAAGACTTGCCGCTCAGAAACTGCCGGTAAAAACAAAGTTTATGGTTAGACGTGATTATGTTGAAGAATAAAATTAGGTGAATCATGAAAGTAAGTGAAATCAAAGAAATGACGAACAACGAAATCGTTGAACGTCTGCAGATTGAAAAAGAAAATCTTGTTCGCCTAAGAATGAATCATGCAGTATCTCCGCTTGAAAATCCTAACAAGTTGAAGGAAACTAAAGCTACAATTGCACGATTGAATACAATTCTTCGCGAAAGAGAATTAAACGAAAATCAGAATTAATTCAACGATGGAAAATAAAGAAAGAAATCTCAGAAAAGAGAGAATCGGGGTCGTTGTTAGTGATAAAATGGATAAATCAATTGTGGTGGCTGAAAAACGTAAAGTTAAGCACCCAATTTACGGTAAGTTTGTTAACAAAACTACCAAATTCCATGTCCACGATGAGAAAAATGATTGCAACGTTGGAGATACAGTAAGGATTATGGAAACTCGTCCTTTAAGTAAAACCAAATGTTGGAGAGTAGTTGAAATAATTGAAAGAGCTAAGTAATCATGGTACAACAAGAATCAAGATGTTCGGTAGCCGATAACAGTGGAGCAAAAGAAGTTTTAGTGATCCGTGTATTAGGCGGGACACGTAAACGATATGCTACATTGGGCGACACTGTAGTGGTTACTGTTAAAAGTGCAATTGCCGGAGGCGAAATGAAAAAAGGTACTGTATCGCGCGCTATTGTTGTTCGTACGAAAAAAGAAAATCGTCGTCAGGACGGTTCTTATATTCGTTTTGATGATAACGCCGTAGTACTTCTAAATAACGCCGGAGAAATGCGTGGAACACGTATATTCGGGCCTGTTGCACGTGAATTACGCGAGAAGAATATGAAAATTATTTCACTCGCTCCAGAAGTATTGTAAAAAGAAAAAAGCTCAAAATGCAGAAAAAGTTACACATAAAAAAAGGTGACACTGTGGTAGTGATTACAGGAAACAGTAAAGGCCAAAAAGGTCGTGTGCTGGAAGTAATTCGCAAAACCGACAGAGCAATAGTTGAAGGTGTTAACATGATAAAAAAGCATACCAAACCAAACGCGCAAGCGCCACAGGGAGGTATCATCGAACAGGAAGCACCGGTGCATATTTCTAACCTTATGCTAGTTGATCCTAAAACAGGAGAAGCCACGCGCATAGGAAGGAAATTGAATGACGATGGTAAATTAGTTCGTATTTCTAAAAAATCAGGAGAGGAGATTAAGTAATGGCTTACGTACCAACTCTTAAAAAGAAATATCAGGAAGAAATAATCCCTGCACTAAAGAAAGAGTTCGATTACTCTTCTGTAATGCAGGTTCCGAAATTAGAAAAGATAATCCTTAACCAAGGTGTAGGAGCTGCAATCGCCGATAAAAAATTAATCGACGTAGCACAAACAGAGATGACAATGATCGCCGGCCAGCAAGCCGTACAAACAGTGTCGAAAAAGGATATCTCTAATTTCAAATTGAGAAAGAAAATGCCAATTGGCGTGCGTGTTACATTGCGTCGCGACCAAATGTATGAATTCTTAGACCGTTTAATTGCTGTGGCACTGCCACGTATTCGCGACTTTAAAGGTATCGAAAGCAAAATGGACGGCCGCGGAAACTACACTCTTGGCGTTCCGGAACAAATAATTTTCCCGGAGATTGTACTTGATAAAGTAAGTAAGATCAACGGAATGAATATTACCTTTGTCACTTCTGCAAAAACCGATGAAGAAGGTTTTGCTTTGTTGAAAGAATTAGGTTTACCATTTAAAAACGTTAAAAAGAACTAATAATGGCTAAAGAATCAATGAAGGCACGCGAAGTGAAACGTGCAAAATTAGTTGAGAAATACGCCGAAAAACGAGCCAGGCTGAAAGCTGAAGGCGACTGGGAAGGTTTGCAAAAACTGCCAAAGAACTCGTCGAAAGTACGTTTGCACAACCGTTGTAAACTAAGCGGACGTCCGAAAGGATATATGCGCCAATTCGGTATCAGCAGGATTGATTTTAGGGAAATGGCCTCAAACGGTTTAATTCCCGGAGTTAAAAAGGCAAGTTGGTAATCGTTAAAAGAAACTTGAAAAATGAGTAAAGTAACAGATCCAATAGCAGATTATCTGACAAGGGTAAGAAATGCAATTATGGCGAAAAACCGTGTAGTTGACATTCCAGCTTCAAATTTAAAGAAAGAGATAACTAAACTTTTGAAAGAAAAAGGGTACATCTTAAACTACAAATTTGAAGAAGGTGTTGGTGTGCAAGGCAACATAAAAATTGCATTGAAATACAATCCGGAAACAAAAGTATCTGCAATAAAAGCGTTAGAACGCATTAGTAAACCAGGTTTACGTCAGTACTGCGACACAACCAGTATTCCACGTGTACTAAATGGTTTAGGCATAGCAATAATCTCTACCTCGAAAGGTGTAATTACCGATAAAGAAGCTCGCGAGCTTAACGTAGGTGGAGAAGTTTTATGTTACGTGTATTAATAGGGAGGAACAGTCATGTCAAGAATAGGAAAATTACCCATTTCAATCCCTGCGGGAGTAGAAGTTAAAGTTAACGACGAAAATGTTGTTAGCGTTAAAGGCCCACTAGGTGAATTGACTCAGCAAGTTGATCCGGTAATCGAGGTATCCGTTGAAGACGGAACTATCGAGGTTAAAAGAAGCGGTGATTCAAAACGCGAAAAGTCAATGCACGGACTGTATCGTTCTCTGGTTAATAACATGGTGGAAGGTGTATCGAAAGGATACGAGATTAAGTTGGAATTAGTTGGTGTAGGTTATCGTGCAGAAGTTCTGCCCAATAATGTATTAGACCTTGTATTAGGTTTTGCTCACCATACTTACCTGCAACTTCCTTCTGAAGTTAAAGTAGAGGCAGTATCTGATAAACGTAGTACTCCAACCGTGACATTAAAAAGTCACGACAAACAATTAATTGGTCAAGTAGCTGCAAAAATCAGATCATTCCGTAAACCTGAACCTTACAAAGGAAAAGGTATTAAGTTTGTTGGCGAAGTATTGAGGCGTAAAGCTGGTAAAGCCGCTGCAAAATAATTTTTTAAAAGATTAATTATTATGGCATTAACAAAAGTTCAAAGGCGAGCAAGAATAAAAAGTCGCGTACGCACAGTTGTTTCCGGCACAGCAGAACGTCCAAGATTAAGTGTATACAGAAGTAACAAACAAATCTACGTTCAGGTTATCGACGATGTACAAGGAACAACTTTATTAGCAGTTTCATCATCAGATAAAGGTATCGCTGATGCCAGCGGAACAAAAAGTGAAAAAGCTGCAATGGTTGGTAAAGCAGTTGCTGAAAAAGCACTGGCAGCCGGAATTACTGAAGTTGTATTCGACAGAGGTGGTAACTTATACCACGGAAGAGTAAAACAATTAGCTGACGCTGCCCGCGAAGGCGGCCTTAAATTCTAATAATTATGGCGAAAGTAAGTAATAAAGTAAAAACAAGCGACCTGGAATTAAAAGACAGGTTGGTAGCCATTAACCGTGTAACCAAAGTAACAAAGGGTGGACGTACATTCAGTTTCTCTGCCATTGTTGTTGTTGGAAACGAGGATGGAATTGTAGGTTGGGGCCTTGGTAAAGCAAGCGAAGTAACTACTGCAATTGCAAAAGGTATTGACGCAGCTAAAAAGAACCTGGTAAAAGTTCCGGTAATTAACGGAACAATACCGCACGAACAAACAGCAAAATTTGGAGGAGCAAACATTTTGTTAAAACCAGCTTCATCGGGTACTGGTCTAAAAGCCGGGGGTGCAATGCGTGCCGTACTTGAAAGCGCTGGTGTACACGACGTACTGGCAAAATCAAAAGGTTCATCCAACCCACACAACCTGGTAAAGGCAACAATGGAAGCACTTACCGAGTTGCGGGATGCTTATATGGTAGCAGAACACAGAGGTGTATCACTGGAAAAAGTTTTTAAAGGATAACACAGTTATGGCTAAATTAAAAATTACACAAGTAAAAAGTGGTATCGGTTCAACAAAACGCCAAAAAGCAACACTTGAAGCGTTAGGTTTGAAAAAATTGAACCAAACTGTTGTTCACGAGGCTACTCCTCAAATTGTTGGTATGGTTAACAAAATGAGGCATTTAATTAGTGTTGAAGAAGTTAAGTAATATTTCAAACCATTGAAATTATGAAACGGGTCTTGATTACTCGAGACCCGTTCCATCTTATTCAATTGAATATTAAAATATTTAATAAGATGAATTTAAGTAACTTACAACCTGCAGAAGGATCGACTAAAACAACAAAACGAATTGGTCGTGGTCAGGGCTCAGGCCGTGGCGGTACATCAACTCGTGGTCATAAAGGCCAAAAGTCGCGTTCAGGTTACTCCAGGAAAATTGGTTTCGAAGGCGGTCAGATGCCTTTGCAACGTGTAGTTCCTAAAATGGGATTTAAAAACATTAATCGTGTTGAATACAAAGCAATCAACCTTGATGTTCTTGAAAACCTGGCTACAAAAAAGAACCTGACGGTAATTGACAAAGAGTCCTTGGTTAGCGCAGGTATCGCGTCGAAAAACGACAAGATTAAAATTCTTGGCGGTGGTACTTTAACTAAAAAACTAGAAGTTAAAGCCAACGCATTTTCAAAAAGCGCGAAAGAAGCAATAGAAAAATTAGAAGGAACAACTGAAATACTTTAAACCGTAATGAAACGATTTATAGAGACCCTAAAGAATATTTATAAGATTGAAGATCTAAGGTTCAGAATTGGAACAACACTTTTTTTCCTGTTAATTTACAGGTTAGGCTCGTTTGTTTCGCTTCCGGGAATCGATCCGGCACAGTTACAAAACCTGCAAAATCAAACATCAGATGGTCTGCTGGGATTGATTAACATGTTTTCGGGTGGTGCCTTTGCACAGGCTTCTATCTTTGCTTTAGGAATCATGCCGTATATTTCTGCCTCAATTGTTATCCAGTTAATGGGTATCGCAGTTCCCTATTTCCAGAGGTTGCAGAAAGAGGGAGAGTCAGGAAGAAGGAAAATTAACCAGATTACACGGTATTTAACTGTGCTAATTCTGATTCCGCAGGCATCGGCATATCTTACCAATCTTCATTACCAACTGCCCGATTCGGCATTCGCACTGAGTGGAATATGGTTTAATGCTCCATCCATTGTGATTTTAACTGCCGGTTCGATGTTTGTTTTATGGTTAGGTGAACGTATTACCGATAAAGGTATTGGTAATGGTATCTCCTTAATCATTATGATTGGTATTATTGCCCGTTTACCCATGTCGGTTGTACAAGAATTCGGTAACCGAATTAACCAACAGGGTGGAGGTTTAGTAATGTTCCTGGTAGAGTTTGTTATCTTGTTTATCGTATTTATGGCATCAATTGCCCTGGTACAGGGAACCCGTAGGATTCCGGTACAGTACGCTAAACGAATTGTAGGTAACAAGCAATACGGCGGAGTACGTCAGTACATCCCTCTTAAAGTGAATGCCGCAGGTGTAATGCCTATCATTTTTGCTCAGGCAATTATGATGGTGCCTATTACAATTGTTGGTGTTGCTAATTCTGAAAATTTGCGTGGTGTTGCGGCTGCTCTATCAAACATCACAGGTTTTTGGTATAATTTAACACAATTTTTATTAGTGGTAGCTTTTACGTATTTTTACACCGCTATTACTATTAACCCAACACAAATGGCAGAAGACATGAAGAAAAACGGCGGTTTTATTCCGGGGGTTAAACCCGGTAAGAAAACGGTTGAGTTTTTGGATACTGTAATGTCGCGCATAACTTTACCAGGATCAATTTTTCTTGGTTTAGTAACAATAATGCCGGCATTTGCCATGATGATGGGAATTAGCCAGTCGTTTGCCCTGTTTTACGGTGGTACATCGCTGCTTATTCTTGTTGGTGTAGTGTTAGATACCTTACAGCAAATTGAAAGTCACTTGTTGATGCGCCATTATGATGGTTTGATGCAATCAGGCCGAATTAAAGGACGTCCGGGTATTGGAGGAATGTAAAACAAATTGTAGAGAGATTTATTTAGTAGTTAAACTTATTCAAAAAAAATTAAAAGTAGTTTTTTATGGCAAAACAACCATCCATAGAACAAGATGGAACAATTATAGAAGCATTATCAAACGCAATGTTTCGGGTTGAACTGGAAAATGGTCATGTAATTACAGGACACATTTCCGGGAAAATGAGAATGCATTATATTAAAATTTTGCCAGGGGATAAGGTAAAAGTCGAAATGTCTCCTTACGATTTAACTAAAGGTAGAATTACATTTAGGTACAAAAACTAAAGATTGTATAGGAAACGAGTCCCGGCCTAAGTCGGGCATCGATACAAAAAATTAAAAAAATAATAAGATGAAAACTCGTGTTTCAGTAAAAAAACGTAGCGAAGACTGCAAAATTATACGCAGAAAAGGACGTTTGTATGTGATTAATAAAAAGAACCCTAAGTTTAAACAACGTCAAGGGTAATTAATCTTTTAAAAAGAAGAATTTTATGGCACGTATTGTAGGTGTTGATATTCCAAGTAATAAAAGAGGTGAGGTTGCTCTTACCTATATTTATGGTATTGGCCGCAGCAGGGCAATAACTATCCTGGATGAAGCAGGTGTAGACAGAAACCTGAAAGTACAGGATTGGAACGACGAACAGTTGGCCGCTATTCGTGGAGTTATCGGCGATAACTTCAAAGTAGAAGGTGAATTGCGTTCTGAAGTACAAATGAACATTAAGCGATTAATGGACATTGGTTGTTACCGTGGTATCCGTCATCGTATCGGTTTACCGGTACGCGGGCAGAGCACAAAAAACAACGCACGTACCCGTAAAGGGAAACGTAAAACTGTTGCGAATAAAAAAATGGCCACTAAATAAGGAATTTAAGTTATGGCAAAAAAGACAGGATCAAGTAGAAAGAGAACGGTGGTGGTTGAAGCCAATGGAATGGCTCATATCCACTCGTCTTTCAACAATATCATCATTACGCTGACAAATATGAACGGAGAGGTAATCTCTTGGTCGTCAGCCGGAAAAAAAGGATTCCGTGGTTCTAAAAAGAACACTCCTTATGCAGCTCAGGTAGCTTCAGAAGAGTGTGCTAAAACTGCTTATGACCTTGGACTACGTAAAGTTAAGGTATATGTTAAAGGACCTGGTAACGGTCGTGAATCGGCAATCAGAGCTTTGGCTACCATCGGTATACAGGTTACTGAAATTGTTGATGTTACACCGCTTCCACACAATGGATGCAGGCCACCTAAAAGACGTAGAGTTTAATTTTAAAACGAAAAGGAAATGGCAAGATATAGAGGACCAAAATCTAAAATCGCTCGTAAATTCGGTGAACCAATCTTCGGACCGGATAAAGTGTTCGAACACAAGAACTATCCTCCGGGGATGCACGGTTTATCTTCTAAAAGAAGAAAAACCTCGGAATACGGGCTACAGTTGAAAGAAAAGCAAAAAGCTAAATATACTTACGGTGTATTGGAAAGACAATTCCGTACCCTTTTCAAAAAAGCTTCGGCTTCTAAAGGGGTAACCGGTGAAGTTTTACTGCAGTTGTTAGAGTCTCGTCTCGACAATGTTGTATTCCGTATGGGTATTGCTAAAACACGTGCAGCTGCACGTCAGTTTGTTTCACACAAACATATTACTGTTAATGGAAGCGTAGTAAATATTCCTTCGTACTCGGTTAAACCTGGCGACATTATCGGTGTTCGCGAGAAATCTAAATCGTTAGAGGAAATTACTGACTCATTGCATTCGCGCAGAAGTTCACAATACGAATGGTTGGAATGGGATGGCGAGCAAATGGCCGGAAAATTTTTGAACCGTCCTGAACGTGAGGAAATTCCAGAAAACATCAAAGAGCAACTAATCGTAGAGTTGTATTCAAAATAATAAAATTACTTAGAATATTATGGCAATATTAGCATTCCAAAAGCCTGACAAGGTAATAATGTTAGAATCCGATGACAAGTTCGGACAATTCGAGTTTCGTCCCCTGGAACCGGGATACGGTATTACAATTGGTAATGCACTTCGTCGTATTCTGTTATCGTCGTTGGAAGGCTATGCAATTACTACTGTTAAAATAGAAGGTGTTGACCATGAGTTTTCTACGATTAAAGGAGTTATTGAAGATGTAACCGATATTATCCTTAATCTGAAGCAGGTACGTTTTAAAAACGAGGTGGAAGATTTTGACAGCGAAAAAGTAACAATCTCAATTACCGGGCAAGAAGAATTTACTGCCGGAGACATTAACAAATTTATGACCGGTTTTAGGGTGTTAAACCCCGAAATGGTGATTTGTAGAATGGAACCCGATGTAAAAATTCAGATGGAGTTAAACATCAGCAAAGGACGTGGATACGTTCCTGCTGTTGAAAACAAACCGGTTGAAGAGGAGTTTGGTGTAATTCCAATCGACTCGATTTATACGCCAATTAAAAAGGTGAAATACGCTGTTGAAAACTATCGTGTTGAGCAAAAAACCGACTACGAAAAGCTGGTTTTGGATATTGCTACCGATGGTTCAATTCACCCGAAAGACGCGCTGAAAGAAGCTGCAAAAATTCTGATTTATCACTTCATGTTGTTCTCAGACGAAAAGATCACTCTTGATACGGATGAGAAATTTGCAAACGAAGAGTTTGATGAAGAAGTACTGCACATGCGTCAGTTGTTAAAAACCAAATTGGTAGATATGGATCTTTCAGTTCGTGCATTGAACTGTTTGAAAGCTGCCGATGTAGACACATTGGGTGACTTGGTTACATACAACCGAAACGACTTGCTGAAATTCAGAAACTTTGGTAAAAAATCGTTGACTGAGCTTGACGACCTTTTGGATAACATGGGACTGAATTTTGGAATGGATATTTCGAAGTATAAATTGGATAAGGAGTAAAAGGCAATGAGACATAATAAGAAATTTAATCACTTAGGCCGTAAAGCTGCGCATCGTAAAGCGATGTTGGCTAACATGGCAAGTTCGCTTATCGCACATAAGCGAATTTCAACCACAGTTGCCAAGGCTAAAGCTTTGCGTATGTACGTTGAGCCATTAATTACAAAGGCAAAAGACGATACTACACACTCGCGCAGGGTTGTTTTTAGTTACTTGCAAGATAAAGAAGCTGTTTCGGAATTATTCCGCGAAGTAGCAGTAAAAGTTGCAGATCGTCCGGGAGGATACACTCGTATTCTGAAAACCGGTAACCGTTTGGGCGATAACGCTGATATGTGTATTATCGAGTTAGTCGACTTTAACGAAGCAATGTTGGCTGCAACAGAAGAAGCTGCTGCACCTAAAAAACGCCGTTCACGTCGTGGTGGTGCCAAAAAAGCTACTGAAGTTGCTGCACAAGCTGCACCAGTTGTTGAAACTGAAGTGGCAGAAGAACCGGAAGCCGCAACTGGAACTGAAGTTAAAGCAGAAGAAGCAACTGAAGAGCCAAAAGCTGATGAATCAGCTGAAGAAGAAAAGAAAGAAGAATAAGATACTTTCTATAAACATAATGAAAAGCCGGTTTGCATTGCAAACCGGCTTTTTCATTTTAAATAAATTCCAGTAAATTTAAACCACAAGAACCAACTTATAAAATAAACCATGACCAAAAAGAATCAAACATCAAGACGAAATTTTATACGAACCACAGCTGCCGGTACTACTGCATTGGCTTTCGCACCATTGGCTTTTAGTTGTAAACCAAAAAATGCAGGATCGACCTTTGGTGGTGTGCCTGTTGGGGTGATTACCTACAGCTGGCGTAGTATGCCCGATTCGGTTGAAGAGATAATTGCCTATTGCAAAGCTGCCAATATTACCTCGCTTGAATTAATGGGGTATACCGCAGAAGAATGGGCAGGTGCACCGGCAACACCGCGTTGGCCCGGACGCGACGCTACCGAAGAAGAACGTATCGCTTATAGAATAGCCAGGGAAGAAGCCACAAAAAAGCAGAAAGAGTGGCGGGCAACAGTGGATGTTGAAAAATACAATGCGCTTAAAAAGTTATTTGATGATGCTGGTATCCATGTGCATACTGTAAAGTTTGCACCTGCCAACTGGAGCGACGATGAAATTGACTACGCTTTTAAAGCGGCAAAAATACTGGGAGCCGGAGCCGTTACAAATGAGATAGGTGATGCGGCCTGCAGAAAACTGGGTAAATTTGCCGAAAAGCATGGAATGATTGCTGCCTACCATAACCACGCGCAGCCGGGAGAGCCCGGCTTTGATTTTGAGGAGTTCCTGGTACATTCCCCTGCCAATAAACTTAACCTCGACGTGGGGCATTATTTTGGTGCTACCGGTAAACACCCCAATGAATTAATTGAAAAATTGCACGACAGAATTTACAGTATTCATCTTAAGGATAAAACGGGTGTAAACTCGGAGCCTGCCAATACCAACCAGGTTTGGGGCGAGGGTGAAACTCCGCTGTCCGATATTCTGGGTTTAATAAAAGATAAAAAATGGAATATCTATGCCGATATTGAGTTGGAATATCCAATACCCGAAGGATCGGATGCTCAGCAGGAAATTGTAAAGTGTGTGGCGTTTTGCAAGAATATTTTGAGCTAAGCGCTTTTTTATTAAAACTGTGGCTGCGACTGAAAACTAAAATCGATTCCCCCACCATTTACGCAAACGCTCCAATATTTTTGCTTCGGCAGCGTTATTTTGTGGCTGGTAAATGCGCTTGTTTTTAATCTCTTTGGGTAGGAAATCCTGTTCAACAAAATTACCGTCGTAGGCGTGGGCGTATTTATAATCTTTTCCGTAGCCGATTTCTTTCATCAGCTTGGTTGGAGCATTGCGGATGTGCAGGGGCACAGGCAAATCGCCAGTTTGTTTTACCAGAGCAATGGCATTGTCGATGGCTTCGTAAGCTGAATTACTTTTTGGCGAGGTAGCCAGGTAAATGGTACACTCCGAGAGGATAATACGCGCTTCAGGCATCCCTATTTTATGCACAGCATCAAAGGTGTTTTGTGCCATCAGCAGGCCATTGGGGTTGGCCAGCCCCACATCTTCGGCGGCAAGAATCAGCAAACGGCGGGCAATAAATTTTATGTCTTCGCCACCTTCCAGCATTCGGGCAAGCCAGTACACTGCAGCTTCGGGATCGCCACCACGAATACTTTTTATAAAGGCCGAAATAATGTCGTAATGCATTTCGCCTTTTTTGTCGTAAATGGCAAGATTTTTCTGTAGCTTGTCGGTAACTTTTTTATCGGTAATTACAATATTTTTTGCATCCTCGCCCAGAGTTACCAGTTCAAGTACGTTTAGCAGTTTGCGGGCATCGCCGCCCGAGTAACGAAGAATGGCTCCATCTTCGCGAAGTGTAATTTTTTTCTCTTTAAGTACCGTATCTTTTTTTGTGGCCTGCTTAATAATTCTCAGCAAAGCAGCTTTATCCAGATGTTCAAGAATATATACCTGACAACGCGATAATAATGGCGAAATTACTTCGAACGAAGGATTTTCGGTAGTTGCACCAACCAGGGTAATAGTGCCATCTTCAACCGCTCCCAGCAGCGAATCTTGTTGCGATTTACTAAAACGATGTATCTCGTCGATAAACAAAATGGGATTGGGCCGACTGAAAAACTGTTGCTTGCGGGCTTTGTCAATCACCTCGCGAATATCTTTAACACCCGAGTTTATGGCACTTAACGTAAAGAAAGGCCGTTCAAGTGTATTGGCAATAATACGGGCAAGGGTGGTTTTGCCAACACCCGGAGGCCCCCACAAAATTAAAGACGTGATTTTTCCCGAATCGATCATTTTGCGCAGAACAGCATCTTTTCCAACAAGGTGTTCCTGACCGATATAGTCGTCTAAAGTTTTTGGTCGTAAACGTTCTGCAAGTGGTTGATTCATAATTCAAGAAAAAAGTGTAAAGGTAAAAGTAAAAAGTATAAAGTAAAAAGTGCAAGGCAAAAGTGGAAAATTGAGAACAGTTGTGCCGGGCGAATTGAAAATTGGCAGCACCATGCCCCTCCCGGTATTTTATCAGTTTTTCAATAGCCAATTAAGCAAAATCAAGCTATTTATTAGCTCTCAAAATCAGTACTTCCATCCTTCAATCCTTAATTACAATACCGTACAATAATATTATAGGCACCATGTATTCCGAGTTCTCCGGCGCGGCTCAGGTCGAGTGCGCCTCCTTCAATATCATCGAGAAAAATTTTTGTAAGGCCCCGGTTAAAATAGGCTTCAGCAAATTCGGGTTCAAGGTCGATTGCCCGGTTTAAGTCTTCAACAGCGCTACGGTATTCGCCCAGACGTAGTTTTATAAAAGCCCGGTTGTAGTAGCCAAAAAAGAAATTCGGGTCGAGAAAAAGCGTAACAGCATAGTCGTCCAAAATATCCTGGTATTCAATGGTTGATGGTTTTATATTGCTGTTGTCAGTAATTTTTCCTTCGCGCAGTGTAAGTGCTGCAGGCGAAGTTGTTCCTGCTAAGAGTTCAACCTGTTCTTTTAATTTATAACGGGTGTTGGCACGCGTAAAATAGGCAACAGTTGTTTTTTCATTCAATTCAATGGCCTTGTCTAGATCGGTAAAAGCCTGGTTGTAATTTCCGGTTAAACTGTAAAATATGCCCCGGTTTAAATAGTTGTGGGCGTTTCCCTGGATGGCAATTTTTTCGTTAAAAAACAGAATAAAATTCTCGAAAACCGATTGGTAAGTGGTTACCGGTTTGTTGGTAATCGATAACAAGGGGTCATAATTGTTT
Above is a genomic segment from uncultured Draconibacterium sp. containing:
- a CDS encoding DNA-directed RNA polymerase subunit alpha; the protein is MAILAFQKPDKVIMLESDDKFGQFEFRPLEPGYGITIGNALRRILLSSLEGYAITTVKIEGVDHEFSTIKGVIEDVTDIILNLKQVRFKNEVEDFDSEKVTISITGQEEFTAGDINKFMTGFRVLNPEMVICRMEPDVKIQMELNISKGRGYVPAVENKPVEEEFGVIPIDSIYTPIKKVKYAVENYRVEQKTDYEKLVLDIATDGSIHPKDALKEAAKILIYHFMLFSDEKITLDTDEKFANEEFDEEVLHMRQLLKTKLVDMDLSVRALNCLKAADVDTLGDLVTYNRNDLLKFRNFGKKSLTELDDLLDNMGLNFGMDISKYKLDKE
- a CDS encoding TIM barrel protein, translating into MTKKNQTSRRNFIRTTAAGTTALAFAPLAFSCKPKNAGSTFGGVPVGVITYSWRSMPDSVEEIIAYCKAANITSLELMGYTAEEWAGAPATPRWPGRDATEEERIAYRIAREEATKKQKEWRATVDVEKYNALKKLFDDAGIHVHTVKFAPANWSDDEIDYAFKAAKILGAGAVTNEIGDAACRKLGKFAEKHGMIAAYHNHAQPGEPGFDFEEFLVHSPANKLNLDVGHYFGATGKHPNELIEKLHDRIYSIHLKDKTGVNSEPANTNQVWGEGETPLSDILGLIKDKKWNIYADIELEYPIPEGSDAQQEIVKCVAFCKNILS
- a CDS encoding replication-associated recombination protein A is translated as MNQPLAERLRPKTLDDYIGQEHLVGKDAVLRKMIDSGKITSLILWGPPGVGKTTLARIIANTLERPFFTLSAINSGVKDIREVIDKARKQQFFSRPNPILFIDEIHRFSKSQQDSLLGAVEDGTITLVGATTENPSFEVISPLLSRCQVYILEHLDKAALLRIIKQATKKDTVLKEKKITLREDGAILRYSGGDARKLLNVLELVTLGEDAKNIVITDKKVTDKLQKNLAIYDKKGEMHYDIISAFIKSIRGGDPEAAVYWLARMLEGGEDIKFIARRLLILAAEDVGLANPNGLLMAQNTFDAVHKIGMPEARIILSECTIYLATSPKSNSAYEAIDNAIALVKQTGDLPVPLHIRNAPTKLMKEIGYGKDYKYAHAYDGNFVEQDFLPKEIKNKRIYQPQNNAAEAKILERLRKWWGNRF